The following coding sequences lie in one Oncorhynchus kisutch isolate 150728-3 linkage group LG3, Okis_V2, whole genome shotgun sequence genomic window:
- the rtkna gene encoding rhotekin isoform X7 yields the protein MFCRNQTTRATIARGSALEMEIRRGKFRRSVLLDTLQDSNIQKKIDHEIRMRDGACKLLAACSQREQALEASKSLLTCNTRIMAYMSELQRMKEAQVMQRVALRSSDAGPTDDRLPCKGKVAISDLRIPLMWKDTEYFKNKGELHRCAVFCLLQVGAEIHDTDMVIVDRTLTDICFDNTIVFEASPGFELRVELYSCCSEEDYSTGSTPRKLASKLSSSLGRSAGKKLRVAMDPGACSPISNGGGATLLLPLPTVVGPKYHLLAHTTLSLSHVQDSFRTHDLSISGNEECSHWVPLYGSVCCRLAAQPHCMTQQMMSGCLKVKFGGDPQSWTNVYGVLKGTNLFCYHRQEDVEANIEPAFTISINKKTRIRASEKDLHNKAQSICISNHYGGEEVTHTLSADSREDTHRWMEAFWQQFYDMSQWKQCCDDLMKIELPSPRKPTLVTSKQGSLYHEMVIDTSDDISTVTDILARRMQELELRSQLGTSPPWMSLFEDSPGCPRTHNRLPHSPLRCPRPGLLSSEASLTSDSDSPCSTSPCSRHSGWAEPLSLSSPSSHFRPRTLSLDAKLSTLRGRGCGGVLQCSCQPPSSSSLAPIPAQRIPQATLSCSNSTSSNSSSEGSHSPELSDGTPFSHPSSARQSLRNLRAKLDPRNWLQSQV from the exons gACAGTAACATCCAGAAGAAAATAGACCATGAGATCCGGATGCGTGACGGGGCCTGTAAGCTGCTGGCTGCGTGCTCCCAGAGAGAACAGGCCCTGGAGGCCTCCAAGAGCCTGCTCACCTGCAACACCCGCATCATGGCCTACATGTCGGAGCTGCAGAGGATGAAGGAGGCCCAGGTCATGCAGAGGGTTGCACTAAG GTCATCGGACGCAGGGCCCACGGACGACCGACTACCCTGTAAAGGAAAGGTGGCCATCTCAG ACCTGCGGATCCCTCTCATGTGGAAAGACACAGAGTACTTCAAGAACAAAGGAG AGCTGCATCGGTGTGCAGTGTTCTGTCTGCTCCAGGTGGGGGCGGAGATCCACGACACAGACATGGTGATAGTGGACCGGACACTCACCGACATCTGCTTTGACAACACCATAGTGTT CGAGGCCAGCCCGGGATTTGAGCTGCGCGTGGAGCTGTACAGCTGCTGTTCAGAGGAGGACTACTCCACAGGGAGCACGCCTCGGAAACTAGCCAGCAAACTGAGCAGCTCTCTGGGCCGTTCGGCAGGGAAGAAGCTCCGCGTCGCCATGGACCCTGGAGCCTGCAGCCCCATCAGCAACGGAGGAGGAGCCACACTGCTGCTGCCTCTGCCCACAGTGGT GGGACCGAAGTACCATCTCCTGGCCCacaccaccctgtcactgtcacacGTCCAGGACAGCTTCCGCACACATGACCTCAGCATCTCGGGCAACG AGGAGTGTTCACACTGGGTGCCTCTCTACGGCAGTGTATGTTGTCGCCTGGCTGCCCAGCCTCACTGTATGACCCAACAGATGATGAGCGGCTGCTTGAAGGTCAAG TTTGGAGGTGACCCTCAGAGTTGGACAAACGTCTACGGCGTCCTTAAAGGGACAAACCTTTTCTGTTATCACCGGCAAGAGGATGTAGAGGCTAACATAGAGCCAGCTTTTACCATTTCCATCAATAAG AAGACGAGAATACGGGCGTCGGAGAAGGACCTCCACAATAAGGCCCAGAGCATCTGTATCAGTAACCattatggaggagaggaggtgacacacacactctcagcagACAGTCGTGAAGACACACACCGCTGGATGGAGGCCTTCTGGCAACAGTTCTATGACATGA GCCAATGGAAGCAGTGCTGTGACGACCTAATGAAGATTGAGCTGCCATCGCCCCGGAAACCAACCCTGGTCACATCGAAACAGGGTTCTCTTTACCATGAAATGG TTATTGACACCTCTGATGACATCAGCACGGTGACGGACATCCTGGCACGGCGGATGCAGGAGCTGGAGCTGAGGAGCCAGCTGGGGACCTCTCCTCCCTGGATGTCCCTGTTCGAGGACTCTCCTGGTTGCCCCCGCACCCACAACCGCCTCCCCCACAGCCCCCTGCGCTGCCCCCGGCCCGGCCTGCTCTCCTCAGAAGCCAGCCTGACCTCGGACAGCGACAGCCCCTGCAGCACCAGCCCTTGCTCCCGCCACAGTGGCTGGGCagagcccctctccctctcctccccctcctcacactTCCGCCCCCGCACCCTCTCCCTGGACGCCAAGCTCAGCACCCTCAGGGGCAGGGGGTGTGGAGGGGTGTTACAGTGCTCCTGtcagcccccctcctcctcctcccttgccCCCATCCCAGCCCAACGCATCCCCCAGGCCACCCTGTCCTGCTCCAACTCTACCTCCAGTAACAGCTCCAGTGAGGGCAGCCACAGCCCTGAGTTGTCAGACGGCACCCCTTTCTCACACCCCTCTTCGGCCCGTCAGAGCCTCAGGAACTTGAGGGCTAAACTGGACCCCCGGAATTGGCTCCAGAGCCAGGTATAA
- the rtkna gene encoding rhotekin isoform X1, producing MFCRNQTTRATIARGSALEMEIRRGKFRRSVLLDTLQDSNIQKKIDHEIRMRDGACKLLAACSQREQALEASKSLLTCNTRIMAYMSELQRMKEAQVMQRVALRSSDAGPTDDRLPCKGKVAISDLRIPLMWKDTEYFKNKGELHRCAVFCLLQVGAEIHDTDMVIVDRTLTDICFDNTIVFSEASPGFELRVELYSCCSEEDYSTGSTPRKLASKLSSSLGRSAGKKLRVAMDPGACSPISNGGGATLLLPLPTVVGPKYHLLAHTTLSLSHVQDSFRTHDLSISGNEECSHWVPLYGSVCCRLAAQPHCMTQQMMSGCLKVKQFGGDPQSWTNVYGVLKGTNLFCYHRQEDVEANIEPAFTISINKKTRIRASEKDLHNKAQSICISNHYGGEEVTHTLSADSREDTHRWMEAFWQQFYDMSQWKQCCDDLMKIELPSPRKPTLVTSKQGSLYHEMVIDTSDDISTVTDILARRMQELELRSQLGTSPPWMSLFEDSPGCPRTHNRLPHSPLRCPRPGLLSSEASLTSDSDSPCSTSPCSRHSGWAEPLSLSSPSSHFRPRTLSLDAKLSTLRGRGCGGVLQCSCQPPSSSSLAPIPAQRIPQATLSCSNSTSSNSSSEGSHSPELSDGTPFSHPSSARQSLRNLRAKLDPRNWLQSQV from the exons gACAGTAACATCCAGAAGAAAATAGACCATGAGATCCGGATGCGTGACGGGGCCTGTAAGCTGCTGGCTGCGTGCTCCCAGAGAGAACAGGCCCTGGAGGCCTCCAAGAGCCTGCTCACCTGCAACACCCGCATCATGGCCTACATGTCGGAGCTGCAGAGGATGAAGGAGGCCCAGGTCATGCAGAGGGTTGCACTAAG GTCATCGGACGCAGGGCCCACGGACGACCGACTACCCTGTAAAGGAAAGGTGGCCATCTCAG ACCTGCGGATCCCTCTCATGTGGAAAGACACAGAGTACTTCAAGAACAAAGGAG AGCTGCATCGGTGTGCAGTGTTCTGTCTGCTCCAGGTGGGGGCGGAGATCCACGACACAGACATGGTGATAGTGGACCGGACACTCACCGACATCTGCTTTGACAACACCATAGTGTT CAGCGAGGCCAGCCCGGGATTTGAGCTGCGCGTGGAGCTGTACAGCTGCTGTTCAGAGGAGGACTACTCCACAGGGAGCACGCCTCGGAAACTAGCCAGCAAACTGAGCAGCTCTCTGGGCCGTTCGGCAGGGAAGAAGCTCCGCGTCGCCATGGACCCTGGAGCCTGCAGCCCCATCAGCAACGGAGGAGGAGCCACACTGCTGCTGCCTCTGCCCACAGTGGT GGGACCGAAGTACCATCTCCTGGCCCacaccaccctgtcactgtcacacGTCCAGGACAGCTTCCGCACACATGACCTCAGCATCTCGGGCAACG AGGAGTGTTCACACTGGGTGCCTCTCTACGGCAGTGTATGTTGTCGCCTGGCTGCCCAGCCTCACTGTATGACCCAACAGATGATGAGCGGCTGCTTGAAGGTCAAG CAGTTTGGAGGTGACCCTCAGAGTTGGACAAACGTCTACGGCGTCCTTAAAGGGACAAACCTTTTCTGTTATCACCGGCAAGAGGATGTAGAGGCTAACATAGAGCCAGCTTTTACCATTTCCATCAATAAG AAGACGAGAATACGGGCGTCGGAGAAGGACCTCCACAATAAGGCCCAGAGCATCTGTATCAGTAACCattatggaggagaggaggtgacacacacactctcagcagACAGTCGTGAAGACACACACCGCTGGATGGAGGCCTTCTGGCAACAGTTCTATGACATGA GCCAATGGAAGCAGTGCTGTGACGACCTAATGAAGATTGAGCTGCCATCGCCCCGGAAACCAACCCTGGTCACATCGAAACAGGGTTCTCTTTACCATGAAATGG TTATTGACACCTCTGATGACATCAGCACGGTGACGGACATCCTGGCACGGCGGATGCAGGAGCTGGAGCTGAGGAGCCAGCTGGGGACCTCTCCTCCCTGGATGTCCCTGTTCGAGGACTCTCCTGGTTGCCCCCGCACCCACAACCGCCTCCCCCACAGCCCCCTGCGCTGCCCCCGGCCCGGCCTGCTCTCCTCAGAAGCCAGCCTGACCTCGGACAGCGACAGCCCCTGCAGCACCAGCCCTTGCTCCCGCCACAGTGGCTGGGCagagcccctctccctctcctccccctcctcacactTCCGCCCCCGCACCCTCTCCCTGGACGCCAAGCTCAGCACCCTCAGGGGCAGGGGGTGTGGAGGGGTGTTACAGTGCTCCTGtcagcccccctcctcctcctcccttgccCCCATCCCAGCCCAACGCATCCCCCAGGCCACCCTGTCCTGCTCCAACTCTACCTCCAGTAACAGCTCCAGTGAGGGCAGCCACAGCCCTGAGTTGTCAGACGGCACCCCTTTCTCACACCCCTCTTCGGCCCGTCAGAGCCTCAGGAACTTGAGGGCTAAACTGGACCCCCGGAATTGGCTCCAGAGCCAGGTATAA
- the rtkna gene encoding rhotekin isoform X2: protein MFCRNQTTRATIARGSALEMEIRRGKFRRSVLLDTLQDSNIQKKIDHEIRMRDGACKLLAACSQREQALEASKSLLTCNTRIMAYMSELQRMKEAQVMQRVALRSSDAGPTDDRLPCKGKVAISDLRIPLMWKDTEYFKNKGELHRCAVFCLLQVGAEIHDTDMVIVDRTLTDICFDNTIVFEASPGFELRVELYSCCSEEDYSTGSTPRKLASKLSSSLGRSAGKKLRVAMDPGACSPISNGGGATLLLPLPTVVGPKYHLLAHTTLSLSHVQDSFRTHDLSISGNEECSHWVPLYGSVCCRLAAQPHCMTQQMMSGCLKVKQFGGDPQSWTNVYGVLKGTNLFCYHRQEDVEANIEPAFTISINKKTRIRASEKDLHNKAQSICISNHYGGEEVTHTLSADSREDTHRWMEAFWQQFYDMSQWKQCCDDLMKIELPSPRKPTLVTSKQGSLYHEMVIDTSDDISTVTDILARRMQELELRSQLGTSPPWMSLFEDSPGCPRTHNRLPHSPLRCPRPGLLSSEASLTSDSDSPCSTSPCSRHSGWAEPLSLSSPSSHFRPRTLSLDAKLSTLRGRGCGGVLQCSCQPPSSSSLAPIPAQRIPQATLSCSNSTSSNSSSEGSHSPELSDGTPFSHPSSARQSLRNLRAKLDPRNWLQSQV from the exons gACAGTAACATCCAGAAGAAAATAGACCATGAGATCCGGATGCGTGACGGGGCCTGTAAGCTGCTGGCTGCGTGCTCCCAGAGAGAACAGGCCCTGGAGGCCTCCAAGAGCCTGCTCACCTGCAACACCCGCATCATGGCCTACATGTCGGAGCTGCAGAGGATGAAGGAGGCCCAGGTCATGCAGAGGGTTGCACTAAG GTCATCGGACGCAGGGCCCACGGACGACCGACTACCCTGTAAAGGAAAGGTGGCCATCTCAG ACCTGCGGATCCCTCTCATGTGGAAAGACACAGAGTACTTCAAGAACAAAGGAG AGCTGCATCGGTGTGCAGTGTTCTGTCTGCTCCAGGTGGGGGCGGAGATCCACGACACAGACATGGTGATAGTGGACCGGACACTCACCGACATCTGCTTTGACAACACCATAGTGTT CGAGGCCAGCCCGGGATTTGAGCTGCGCGTGGAGCTGTACAGCTGCTGTTCAGAGGAGGACTACTCCACAGGGAGCACGCCTCGGAAACTAGCCAGCAAACTGAGCAGCTCTCTGGGCCGTTCGGCAGGGAAGAAGCTCCGCGTCGCCATGGACCCTGGAGCCTGCAGCCCCATCAGCAACGGAGGAGGAGCCACACTGCTGCTGCCTCTGCCCACAGTGGT GGGACCGAAGTACCATCTCCTGGCCCacaccaccctgtcactgtcacacGTCCAGGACAGCTTCCGCACACATGACCTCAGCATCTCGGGCAACG AGGAGTGTTCACACTGGGTGCCTCTCTACGGCAGTGTATGTTGTCGCCTGGCTGCCCAGCCTCACTGTATGACCCAACAGATGATGAGCGGCTGCTTGAAGGTCAAG CAGTTTGGAGGTGACCCTCAGAGTTGGACAAACGTCTACGGCGTCCTTAAAGGGACAAACCTTTTCTGTTATCACCGGCAAGAGGATGTAGAGGCTAACATAGAGCCAGCTTTTACCATTTCCATCAATAAG AAGACGAGAATACGGGCGTCGGAGAAGGACCTCCACAATAAGGCCCAGAGCATCTGTATCAGTAACCattatggaggagaggaggtgacacacacactctcagcagACAGTCGTGAAGACACACACCGCTGGATGGAGGCCTTCTGGCAACAGTTCTATGACATGA GCCAATGGAAGCAGTGCTGTGACGACCTAATGAAGATTGAGCTGCCATCGCCCCGGAAACCAACCCTGGTCACATCGAAACAGGGTTCTCTTTACCATGAAATGG TTATTGACACCTCTGATGACATCAGCACGGTGACGGACATCCTGGCACGGCGGATGCAGGAGCTGGAGCTGAGGAGCCAGCTGGGGACCTCTCCTCCCTGGATGTCCCTGTTCGAGGACTCTCCTGGTTGCCCCCGCACCCACAACCGCCTCCCCCACAGCCCCCTGCGCTGCCCCCGGCCCGGCCTGCTCTCCTCAGAAGCCAGCCTGACCTCGGACAGCGACAGCCCCTGCAGCACCAGCCCTTGCTCCCGCCACAGTGGCTGGGCagagcccctctccctctcctccccctcctcacactTCCGCCCCCGCACCCTCTCCCTGGACGCCAAGCTCAGCACCCTCAGGGGCAGGGGGTGTGGAGGGGTGTTACAGTGCTCCTGtcagcccccctcctcctcctcccttgccCCCATCCCAGCCCAACGCATCCCCCAGGCCACCCTGTCCTGCTCCAACTCTACCTCCAGTAACAGCTCCAGTGAGGGCAGCCACAGCCCTGAGTTGTCAGACGGCACCCCTTTCTCACACCCCTCTTCGGCCCGTCAGAGCCTCAGGAACTTGAGGGCTAAACTGGACCCCCGGAATTGGCTCCAGAGCCAGGTATAA
- the rtkna gene encoding rhotekin isoform X8 — MAGMNNSKNQRDSNIQKKIDHEIRMRDGACKLLAACSQREQALEASKSLLTCNTRIMAYMSELQRMKEAQVMQRVALRSSDAGPTDDRLPCKGKVAISDLRIPLMWKDTEYFKNKGELHRCAVFCLLQVGAEIHDTDMVIVDRTLTDICFDNTIVFSEASPGFELRVELYSCCSEEDYSTGSTPRKLASKLSSSLGRSAGKKLRVAMDPGACSPISNGGGATLLLPLPTVVGPKYHLLAHTTLSLSHVQDSFRTHDLSISGNEECSHWVPLYGSVCCRLAAQPHCMTQQMMSGCLKVKQFGGDPQSWTNVYGVLKGTNLFCYHRQEDVEANIEPAFTISINKKTRIRASEKDLHNKAQSICISNHYGGEEVTHTLSADSREDTHRWMEAFWQQFYDMSQWKQCCDDLMKIELPSPRKPTLVTSKQGSLYHEMVIDTSDDISTVTDILARRMQELELRSQLGTSPPWMSLFEDSPGCPRTHNRLPHSPLRCPRPGLLSSEASLTSDSDSPCSTSPCSRHSGWAEPLSLSSPSSHFRPRTLSLDAKLSTLRGRGCGGVLQCSCQPPSSSSLAPIPAQRIPQATLSCSNSTSSNSSSEGSHSPELSDGTPFSHPSSARQSLRNLRAKLDPRNWLQSQV, encoded by the exons gACAGTAACATCCAGAAGAAAATAGACCATGAGATCCGGATGCGTGACGGGGCCTGTAAGCTGCTGGCTGCGTGCTCCCAGAGAGAACAGGCCCTGGAGGCCTCCAAGAGCCTGCTCACCTGCAACACCCGCATCATGGCCTACATGTCGGAGCTGCAGAGGATGAAGGAGGCCCAGGTCATGCAGAGGGTTGCACTAAG GTCATCGGACGCAGGGCCCACGGACGACCGACTACCCTGTAAAGGAAAGGTGGCCATCTCAG ACCTGCGGATCCCTCTCATGTGGAAAGACACAGAGTACTTCAAGAACAAAGGAG AGCTGCATCGGTGTGCAGTGTTCTGTCTGCTCCAGGTGGGGGCGGAGATCCACGACACAGACATGGTGATAGTGGACCGGACACTCACCGACATCTGCTTTGACAACACCATAGTGTT CAGCGAGGCCAGCCCGGGATTTGAGCTGCGCGTGGAGCTGTACAGCTGCTGTTCAGAGGAGGACTACTCCACAGGGAGCACGCCTCGGAAACTAGCCAGCAAACTGAGCAGCTCTCTGGGCCGTTCGGCAGGGAAGAAGCTCCGCGTCGCCATGGACCCTGGAGCCTGCAGCCCCATCAGCAACGGAGGAGGAGCCACACTGCTGCTGCCTCTGCCCACAGTGGT GGGACCGAAGTACCATCTCCTGGCCCacaccaccctgtcactgtcacacGTCCAGGACAGCTTCCGCACACATGACCTCAGCATCTCGGGCAACG AGGAGTGTTCACACTGGGTGCCTCTCTACGGCAGTGTATGTTGTCGCCTGGCTGCCCAGCCTCACTGTATGACCCAACAGATGATGAGCGGCTGCTTGAAGGTCAAG CAGTTTGGAGGTGACCCTCAGAGTTGGACAAACGTCTACGGCGTCCTTAAAGGGACAAACCTTTTCTGTTATCACCGGCAAGAGGATGTAGAGGCTAACATAGAGCCAGCTTTTACCATTTCCATCAATAAG AAGACGAGAATACGGGCGTCGGAGAAGGACCTCCACAATAAGGCCCAGAGCATCTGTATCAGTAACCattatggaggagaggaggtgacacacacactctcagcagACAGTCGTGAAGACACACACCGCTGGATGGAGGCCTTCTGGCAACAGTTCTATGACATGA GCCAATGGAAGCAGTGCTGTGACGACCTAATGAAGATTGAGCTGCCATCGCCCCGGAAACCAACCCTGGTCACATCGAAACAGGGTTCTCTTTACCATGAAATGG TTATTGACACCTCTGATGACATCAGCACGGTGACGGACATCCTGGCACGGCGGATGCAGGAGCTGGAGCTGAGGAGCCAGCTGGGGACCTCTCCTCCCTGGATGTCCCTGTTCGAGGACTCTCCTGGTTGCCCCCGCACCCACAACCGCCTCCCCCACAGCCCCCTGCGCTGCCCCCGGCCCGGCCTGCTCTCCTCAGAAGCCAGCCTGACCTCGGACAGCGACAGCCCCTGCAGCACCAGCCCTTGCTCCCGCCACAGTGGCTGGGCagagcccctctccctctcctccccctcctcacactTCCGCCCCCGCACCCTCTCCCTGGACGCCAAGCTCAGCACCCTCAGGGGCAGGGGGTGTGGAGGGGTGTTACAGTGCTCCTGtcagcccccctcctcctcctcccttgccCCCATCCCAGCCCAACGCATCCCCCAGGCCACCCTGTCCTGCTCCAACTCTACCTCCAGTAACAGCTCCAGTGAGGGCAGCCACAGCCCTGAGTTGTCAGACGGCACCCCTTTCTCACACCCCTCTTCGGCCCGTCAGAGCCTCAGGAACTTGAGGGCTAAACTGGACCCCCGGAATTGGCTCCAGAGCCAGGTATAA
- the rtkna gene encoding rhotekin isoform X9, whose translation MAGMNNSKNQRDSNIQKKIDHEIRMRDGACKLLAACSQREQALEASKSLLTCNTRIMAYMSELQRMKEAQVMQRVALRSSDAGPTDDRLPCKGKVAISDLRIPLMWKDTEYFKNKGELHRCAVFCLLQVGAEIHDTDMVIVDRTLTDICFDNTIVFEASPGFELRVELYSCCSEEDYSTGSTPRKLASKLSSSLGRSAGKKLRVAMDPGACSPISNGGGATLLLPLPTVVGPKYHLLAHTTLSLSHVQDSFRTHDLSISGNEECSHWVPLYGSVCCRLAAQPHCMTQQMMSGCLKVKQFGGDPQSWTNVYGVLKGTNLFCYHRQEDVEANIEPAFTISINKKTRIRASEKDLHNKAQSICISNHYGGEEVTHTLSADSREDTHRWMEAFWQQFYDMSQWKQCCDDLMKIELPSPRKPTLVTSKQGSLYHEMVIDTSDDISTVTDILARRMQELELRSQLGTSPPWMSLFEDSPGCPRTHNRLPHSPLRCPRPGLLSSEASLTSDSDSPCSTSPCSRHSGWAEPLSLSSPSSHFRPRTLSLDAKLSTLRGRGCGGVLQCSCQPPSSSSLAPIPAQRIPQATLSCSNSTSSNSSSEGSHSPELSDGTPFSHPSSARQSLRNLRAKLDPRNWLQSQV comes from the exons gACAGTAACATCCAGAAGAAAATAGACCATGAGATCCGGATGCGTGACGGGGCCTGTAAGCTGCTGGCTGCGTGCTCCCAGAGAGAACAGGCCCTGGAGGCCTCCAAGAGCCTGCTCACCTGCAACACCCGCATCATGGCCTACATGTCGGAGCTGCAGAGGATGAAGGAGGCCCAGGTCATGCAGAGGGTTGCACTAAG GTCATCGGACGCAGGGCCCACGGACGACCGACTACCCTGTAAAGGAAAGGTGGCCATCTCAG ACCTGCGGATCCCTCTCATGTGGAAAGACACAGAGTACTTCAAGAACAAAGGAG AGCTGCATCGGTGTGCAGTGTTCTGTCTGCTCCAGGTGGGGGCGGAGATCCACGACACAGACATGGTGATAGTGGACCGGACACTCACCGACATCTGCTTTGACAACACCATAGTGTT CGAGGCCAGCCCGGGATTTGAGCTGCGCGTGGAGCTGTACAGCTGCTGTTCAGAGGAGGACTACTCCACAGGGAGCACGCCTCGGAAACTAGCCAGCAAACTGAGCAGCTCTCTGGGCCGTTCGGCAGGGAAGAAGCTCCGCGTCGCCATGGACCCTGGAGCCTGCAGCCCCATCAGCAACGGAGGAGGAGCCACACTGCTGCTGCCTCTGCCCACAGTGGT GGGACCGAAGTACCATCTCCTGGCCCacaccaccctgtcactgtcacacGTCCAGGACAGCTTCCGCACACATGACCTCAGCATCTCGGGCAACG AGGAGTGTTCACACTGGGTGCCTCTCTACGGCAGTGTATGTTGTCGCCTGGCTGCCCAGCCTCACTGTATGACCCAACAGATGATGAGCGGCTGCTTGAAGGTCAAG CAGTTTGGAGGTGACCCTCAGAGTTGGACAAACGTCTACGGCGTCCTTAAAGGGACAAACCTTTTCTGTTATCACCGGCAAGAGGATGTAGAGGCTAACATAGAGCCAGCTTTTACCATTTCCATCAATAAG AAGACGAGAATACGGGCGTCGGAGAAGGACCTCCACAATAAGGCCCAGAGCATCTGTATCAGTAACCattatggaggagaggaggtgacacacacactctcagcagACAGTCGTGAAGACACACACCGCTGGATGGAGGCCTTCTGGCAACAGTTCTATGACATGA GCCAATGGAAGCAGTGCTGTGACGACCTAATGAAGATTGAGCTGCCATCGCCCCGGAAACCAACCCTGGTCACATCGAAACAGGGTTCTCTTTACCATGAAATGG TTATTGACACCTCTGATGACATCAGCACGGTGACGGACATCCTGGCACGGCGGATGCAGGAGCTGGAGCTGAGGAGCCAGCTGGGGACCTCTCCTCCCTGGATGTCCCTGTTCGAGGACTCTCCTGGTTGCCCCCGCACCCACAACCGCCTCCCCCACAGCCCCCTGCGCTGCCCCCGGCCCGGCCTGCTCTCCTCAGAAGCCAGCCTGACCTCGGACAGCGACAGCCCCTGCAGCACCAGCCCTTGCTCCCGCCACAGTGGCTGGGCagagcccctctccctctcctccccctcctcacactTCCGCCCCCGCACCCTCTCCCTGGACGCCAAGCTCAGCACCCTCAGGGGCAGGGGGTGTGGAGGGGTGTTACAGTGCTCCTGtcagcccccctcctcctcctcccttgccCCCATCCCAGCCCAACGCATCCCCCAGGCCACCCTGTCCTGCTCCAACTCTACCTCCAGTAACAGCTCCAGTGAGGGCAGCCACAGCCCTGAGTTGTCAGACGGCACCCCTTTCTCACACCCCTCTTCGGCCCGTCAGAGCCTCAGGAACTTGAGGGCTAAACTGGACCCCCGGAATTGGCTCCAGAGCCAGGTATAA